A genomic window from Vanessa tameamea isolate UH-Manoa-2023 chromosome 7, ilVanTame1 primary haplotype, whole genome shotgun sequence includes:
- the LOC113398349 gene encoding peroxiredoxin-4, whose product MNKIITNLILLIFYISTCNSTIFESDSCYTFGSGNVFPGGARKIDHKLQFTKAMISKPAPEWEATAIVNGEVTQLSLSSFRGKYLVFFFYPLDFTFVCPTEILAFSERIEEFKKINTEVVACSVDSHFTHLAWINTPRKEGGLGKINIPLLSDLTHSIAKDYGVYLEDLGHTLRGLFLIDDKGILRQITMNDLPVGRSVDETLRLVQAFQYTDNHGEVCPAGWKPGQDTIIPNPAEKRKYFEKVAD is encoded by the exons atgaataaaataatcacaaatttaattctattaatattttatatatcaacatGTAACTCAACTATATTTGAAAGTGATTCGTGTTATACTTTCGGAAGCGGCAATGTTTTTCCCGGTGGAGCAAGAAAGATTGatcataaattacaatttactaaaGCTATGA TCTCCAAACCGGCTCCTGAGTGGGAGGCGACGGCGATTGTAAACGGAGAAGTAACACAGCTTTCATTGTCCAGTTTTAGaggaaaatatttagtatttttcttttatccaTTGGAttt cacATTCGTTTGTCCCACTGAAATTTTAGCATTCTCGGAAAGGAtagaagaatttaaaaaaattaatactgaGGTAGTGGCTTGCTCTGTAGACTCCCATTTTACACACCTTGCATGGATCAATACTCCTCGTAAAGAGGGTGGACTGGGAAAAATTAACATACCTCTTCTTAGCGATCTTACGCATTCTATTGCTAAAGATTATGGAGTATATTTAGAAGATTTGGGGCACACTTTGAGAggcttatttttaattgatgatAAAGGAATTCTGAGACAGATTACAATGAATGATTTGCCTGTGGGGAGATCAGTAGATGAGACGTTGAGATTGGTTCAAGCTTTCCAGTATACTGACAACCATGGCGAGGTATGCCCTGCAGGCTGGAAACCAGGGCAGGATACT ATCATACCTAATCCAGCTGAAAAGaggaaatattttgaaaaagtagcagactaa
- the LOC113398356 gene encoding thiosulfate sulfurtransferase/rhodanese-like domain-containing protein 3: MVDPKRVLSYEDMLKIIHQPEKVIIDVRSPEEVKSTGKIPSSINIPLNNVQDALITMSEEEFKKQFQRPKPSSSDELIFYCQSGRRSSEALDKALKLGYTKSKTYLGSWNDWSSKQK; this comes from the exons ATGGTTGATCCTAAAAGGGTTCTCAGCTATGAGGATATGctaaaaataattcatcaacCTGAGAAGGTGATTATTGATGTCCGCAGTCCAGAAGAGGTGAAGTCAACTGGCAAAATACCTTCTAGCATCAACATACCAT taaataatgtaCAAGATGCATTAATAACTATGTCAGAAGAAGAGTTCAAGAAGCAATTTCAAAGGCCTAAGCCTTCTTCGTCAGATgagcttatattttattgtcaatcTGGTAGACGTTCCAGTGAAGCCCTTGACAAAGCACTTAAGCTTGGATATACAAA ATCCAAAACCTACCTGGGCAGTTGGAATGATTGGtcaagtaaacaaaaataa